In Phenylobacterium zucineum HLK1, one DNA window encodes the following:
- the metG gene encoding methionine--tRNA ligase, producing MSRILITSALPYINGIKHLGTLAGSMLPADVYARFQRARGRETLYICATDEHGTPTELAAAEAGLDPATFCAQQHEVQHRLGRAFGLSWDHFGRSSSPQNHRLTQRFAQTLWEAGFIEERVTQQVYSNADRRFLPDRYVIGTCPHCGYEAARGDQCENCTRVLDPADLLHPRSAVSGSTDIEIRGSKHLFLRQSLFAGKLRDWIEAKRGRWPHLVTSIALKWLDEGLQDRGITRDLEWGVPVNAFEWGPNPDGKLPDVEGLAGKVFYVWFDAPIEYIGATWEWAESRAVEAGRPGADDIEWERWWRGPEASDVTYVEFMGKDNVPFHTVGFPCTLIGVNERLGAGGAWRVAEARPWKLVDDLKGFNWLDYYGGKFSTSQGRGVFMDHALELLPADYWRWWIMANAPETSDATFAWEQFRDQVNADLADVLGNFVNRICKFAESRFEGQVPEGGEPGELETALEADVLMKLRELTGHLEDREFRKATTALRQLWVLGNQYLTEAAPWTAIKTDRDRAAVAVRYGLNLAALFAKVSEPFIPFAAEKVSLALGEPFPAAWPAQDGEGLLTALEPGRRIAAPEVLFRKIEETQVAEWRERFGGPEAAETA from the coding sequence GACCGAGCTGGCGGCCGCCGAGGCGGGCCTCGACCCGGCGACCTTCTGCGCCCAGCAGCACGAGGTGCAGCACCGGCTGGGCCGCGCCTTCGGCCTCTCCTGGGACCACTTCGGCCGCTCGTCCTCGCCGCAGAACCACCGCCTGACCCAGCGTTTCGCCCAGACCCTGTGGGAGGCGGGCTTCATCGAGGAGCGGGTCACCCAGCAGGTCTATTCCAACGCCGACAGGCGCTTCCTGCCCGACCGCTACGTGATCGGGACCTGCCCGCACTGCGGCTACGAGGCCGCCCGCGGCGACCAGTGCGAGAACTGCACGCGGGTGCTGGATCCGGCCGACCTGCTGCATCCGCGCTCGGCGGTCTCGGGCTCGACCGACATCGAGATCCGCGGCTCCAAGCACCTGTTCCTGCGCCAGAGCCTGTTCGCCGGCAAGCTGCGCGACTGGATCGAGGCCAAGCGGGGCCGCTGGCCGCACCTCGTCACCTCTATCGCCCTGAAGTGGCTGGACGAGGGGCTGCAGGACCGCGGCATCACCCGCGACCTGGAGTGGGGCGTGCCGGTCAACGCCTTCGAATGGGGCCCGAACCCCGACGGCAAGCTGCCCGACGTCGAGGGGCTCGCCGGCAAGGTGTTCTACGTCTGGTTCGACGCGCCCATCGAGTACATCGGCGCCACCTGGGAATGGGCCGAGAGCCGCGCCGTCGAGGCAGGCCGCCCCGGCGCGGACGACATCGAGTGGGAGCGCTGGTGGCGCGGCCCCGAGGCGTCGGACGTGACCTACGTGGAGTTCATGGGCAAGGACAACGTGCCCTTCCACACCGTGGGCTTTCCCTGCACCCTGATCGGCGTGAACGAGCGCCTGGGCGCCGGCGGCGCCTGGCGGGTGGCCGAGGCGCGGCCGTGGAAGCTGGTCGACGACCTCAAGGGCTTCAACTGGCTCGACTACTACGGCGGTAAGTTCTCGACCTCGCAGGGCCGGGGCGTCTTCATGGACCACGCGCTGGAGCTGCTGCCGGCCGACTACTGGCGCTGGTGGATCATGGCCAACGCCCCCGAGACCTCGGACGCCACCTTCGCCTGGGAGCAGTTCCGCGACCAGGTGAACGCCGACCTCGCCGACGTGCTCGGCAACTTCGTCAACCGCATCTGCAAGTTCGCCGAGAGCCGCTTCGAGGGCCAGGTCCCCGAGGGCGGCGAGCCGGGCGAGCTGGAGACCGCGCTGGAAGCCGACGTGCTGATGAAGCTGCGCGAGCTGACCGGCCATCTCGAGGACCGCGAGTTCCGCAAGGCCACCACGGCGCTGCGCCAGCTCTGGGTGCTGGGCAACCAGTACCTGACCGAGGCCGCGCCCTGGACCGCGATCAAGACCGACCGCGACCGCGCCGCGGTGGCGGTGCGCTACGGCCTGAACCTGGCGGCCCTGTTCGCCAAGGTCTCCGAGCCCTTCATCCCGTTCGCCGCCGAGAAGGTGTCGCTGGCGCTGGGCGAGCCGTTCCCGGCGGCCTGGCCGGCGCAGGACGGCGAGGGGCTGCTGACGGCGCTGGAGCCGGGACGCAGGATCGCCGCGCCCGAGGTGCTGTTCCGCAAGATCGAGGAGACCCAGGTCGCCGAATGGCGCGAGCGCTTCGGCGGGCCGGAGGCGGCCGAGACCGCCTGA
- a CDS encoding TerC family protein, with protein sequence MFEELLSPGALSALLQVLMIDLVLAGDNAVAVGLAAGGLPPEQRRKAILWGLGAAVVTRIGFALITTQLLGVIGLLFAGGLLLLWVCWKMWKELRNQAVDDEADAEAVLDADPATEPTDRPAKSFKDAFIQILIADVSMSLDNVLAVAGAAREHPGILVFGLVLSIALMGVAAHAIARLLHKYRWIGFVGLVIVLYVALHMMWEGHRTIAIDLNRTAEYNAVVPDFMDITPEEVATHLRHRNGGGGEAH encoded by the coding sequence ATGTTCGAAGAGCTGCTCAGCCCCGGCGCCCTCTCCGCCCTCCTGCAAGTCCTGATGATCGACCTGGTCCTGGCCGGCGACAACGCCGTCGCCGTGGGCCTGGCCGCCGGCGGCCTGCCGCCGGAACAGCGGCGCAAGGCGATCCTGTGGGGGCTGGGGGCGGCGGTGGTCACCCGCATCGGCTTTGCGCTGATCACCACCCAGCTCCTGGGCGTCATCGGCCTGCTCTTCGCGGGCGGCCTGCTGCTGCTCTGGGTCTGCTGGAAGATGTGGAAGGAGCTGCGCAACCAGGCGGTCGACGACGAGGCCGACGCCGAAGCCGTCCTCGACGCCGACCCGGCCACCGAGCCCACCGACCGGCCCGCGAAGTCGTTCAAGGACGCCTTCATCCAGATCCTGATCGCCGACGTCTCGATGTCGCTGGACAACGTGCTGGCGGTGGCCGGCGCCGCCCGGGAGCACCCGGGCATCCTGGTGTTCGGCCTGGTGCTGTCGATCGCGCTGATGGGCGTCGCCGCCCACGCCATCGCCCGCCTGCTGCACAAGTACCGCTGGATCGGCTTCGTCGGCCTCGTCATCGTCCTCTACGTGGCGCTCCACATGATGTGGGAGGGCCACCGGACCATCGCGATCGACCTGAACCGCACGGCCGAATACAACGCCGTGGTCCCGGACTTCATGGACATCACGCCCGAGGAGGTCGCCACCCACCTGCGCCACAGGAACGGCGGCGGCGGCGAGGCGCACTAG
- the rlmB gene encoding 23S rRNA (guanosine(2251)-2'-O)-methyltransferase RlmB, which translates to MASIPERNDARRGKKFRPQSGFRKPREAPSDEWIWGWHAVEAALANPRRGAPLRLLATPEKAKQIEARFGRLKALEPADNHAIAQALPQGAVHQGVALRPAPLPEADLADFEPRPGAVLLMLDQVTDPQNVGAILRSAAAFGAAGLILQDRHAPKLTGALAKAAAGAVERTPVAHVVNLSRALDELIDAGWRTVGLAGGGERSLGEVLDGSPVVLVLGSEGEGLRRLVAERCDELARIPMPGGFESLNVSNAAAIALYEASRPRG; encoded by the coding sequence GTGGCCTCGATCCCTGAACGCAACGACGCCCGACGTGGGAAAAAATTCCGCCCGCAAAGCGGCTTCCGCAAGCCCCGCGAAGCCCCGTCCGACGAGTGGATCTGGGGCTGGCACGCGGTGGAGGCCGCCCTGGCCAATCCCCGCCGCGGCGCCCCGCTGCGGCTGCTCGCCACGCCAGAGAAGGCGAAGCAGATCGAGGCGCGATTCGGCCGGCTGAAGGCGCTCGAGCCCGCCGACAACCACGCCATCGCCCAGGCCCTGCCGCAGGGGGCGGTGCACCAGGGGGTGGCGCTGCGCCCTGCCCCCCTCCCCGAGGCCGACCTCGCCGACTTCGAACCCCGGCCCGGCGCGGTGCTGCTGATGCTGGACCAGGTGACCGACCCGCAGAACGTCGGGGCGATTCTCCGCTCCGCCGCCGCATTCGGCGCGGCGGGCCTCATCCTGCAGGACCGCCACGCGCCCAAGCTGACCGGCGCCCTGGCCAAGGCCGCCGCGGGCGCCGTCGAGCGGACGCCGGTCGCCCACGTGGTGAACCTGTCCCGCGCCCTGGACGAGCTGATCGACGCCGGCTGGCGCACGGTGGGCCTGGCGGGCGGCGGCGAGCGCAGCCTCGGCGAAGTGCTGGACGGCTCGCCCGTCGTGCTGGTGCTGGGGTCGGAGGGCGAGGGCCTTCGCCGGCTGGTGGCCGAACGCTGCGACGAGCTGGCCCGCATCCCCATGCCCGGCGGCTTCGAGAGCCTCAACGTCTCGAACGCGGCGGCCATCGCGCTCTACGAGGCCAGCCGTCCGCGAGGCTGA
- the tuf gene encoding elongation factor Tu, with product MAKEKFERTKPHCNIGTIGHVDHGKTTLTAAITITLAKSGGATAKNYADIDAAPEEKARGITINTAHVEYETANRHYAHVDCPGHADYVKNMITGAAQMDGAILVVSAADGPMPQTREHILLARQVGVPALVVFMNKVDMVDDAELLDLVEMEVRELLSSYQFPGDDIPIVKGSALAAVEGRDPQIGEERILELMAAVDSYIPQPERPIDQPFLMPVEDVFSISGRGTVVTGRIEKGIVKVGDEVEIVGIREVQKTTCTGVEMFRKLLDQGQAGDNVGVLLRGTKREDVERGQVLCKPGSITPHTEFMAEAYILTKEEGGRHTPFFTNYRPQFYFRTTDVTGIIKLKEGVEMIMPGDNAELLVELITPIAMDQGLRFAIREGGRTVGAGVVAKIIK from the coding sequence ATGGCCAAAGAGAAGTTTGAACGCACGAAGCCGCACTGCAACATCGGCACGATTGGTCACGTTGACCACGGCAAGACGACGCTGACGGCGGCGATCACGATCACGCTGGCGAAGTCTGGTGGTGCGACGGCGAAGAACTACGCCGACATCGACGCGGCGCCGGAAGAGAAGGCGCGCGGGATCACGATCAACACGGCGCACGTGGAATACGAGACGGCGAACCGTCACTACGCGCACGTGGACTGCCCTGGCCACGCCGACTACGTGAAGAACATGATCACGGGCGCGGCGCAGATGGACGGCGCGATCCTGGTGGTGAGCGCTGCGGACGGTCCGATGCCGCAGACCCGCGAGCACATCCTGCTGGCGCGTCAGGTGGGCGTGCCGGCGCTGGTGGTGTTCATGAACAAGGTCGACATGGTCGACGACGCCGAGCTGCTGGACCTGGTGGAGATGGAAGTGCGCGAGCTGCTTTCGTCGTACCAGTTCCCGGGCGACGACATCCCGATCGTGAAGGGCTCGGCCCTGGCGGCGGTCGAGGGCCGTGACCCGCAGATCGGCGAGGAGCGGATCCTGGAGCTGATGGCGGCGGTGGACAGCTACATCCCGCAGCCGGAGCGTCCGATCGACCAGCCGTTCCTGATGCCGGTGGAAGACGTCTTTTCGATCTCGGGCCGCGGCACGGTTGTGACGGGCCGGATCGAGAAGGGCATCGTGAAGGTCGGCGACGAAGTGGAGATCGTCGGCATCCGCGAAGTGCAGAAGACGACCTGCACGGGCGTGGAGATGTTCCGCAAGCTGCTGGACCAGGGCCAGGCGGGCGACAACGTGGGCGTGCTGCTGCGCGGCACGAAGCGCGAGGACGTGGAGCGCGGCCAGGTGCTGTGCAAGCCGGGCTCGATCACCCCGCACACCGAGTTCATGGCCGAGGCCTACATCCTGACGAAGGAAGAGGGCGGCCGTCACACCCCGTTCTTCACGAACTACCGTCCGCAGTTCTACTTCCGGACGACGGACGTGACGGGGATCATCAAGCTGAAGGAAGGCGTGGAGATGATCATGCCCGGCGACAACGCCGAGCTGCTCGTCGAGCTGATCACGCCGATCGCCATGGACCAGGGCCTGCGCTTCGCGATCCGCGAAGGCGGCCGGACCGTCGGCGCCGGCGTCGTGGCCAAGATCATCAAGTAA
- the secE gene encoding preprotein translocase subunit SecE, with amino-acid sequence MARKPGSGPQAMRNRAAKTAAAMSSPAAVSQAPKKKVSPAQFAREVRAEARKITWTSRKETWITSVMVAIMVLLAAVFFWVVDLGLSFGVGQVLRLANAG; translated from the coding sequence ATGGCCAGGAAACCGGGATCAGGCCCGCAAGCGATGAGGAACCGCGCCGCCAAGACGGCCGCGGCCATGTCCTCGCCCGCCGCGGTGTCTCAGGCTCCGAAGAAGAAGGTGAGCCCTGCCCAGTTCGCCCGCGAGGTCCGCGCCGAGGCGCGCAAGATCACCTGGACGAGCCGCAAGGAGACCTGGATCACCTCGGTCATGGTGGCGATCATGGTCCTGCTGGCCGCCGTCTTCTTCTGGGTCGTGGACCTCGGCCTGAGCTTCGGCGTCGGCCAGGTCCTGCGGCTGGCGAACGCCGGGTGA
- the nusG gene encoding transcription termination/antitermination protein NusG — translation MSEAAVSPPKGNPRHKWYIVHAYSNFEKKVAESIREQARTQGLEENFSEILVPTEDVVEIRRGRKVNSERKFFPGYVLVKMEMTDEAYHLIKNTPKVTGFLGSGSKPIPVSEKEVERIVGAIEEGVERPKPTITFEIGEQVRVTDGPFASFNGSVEQVDEERARLRVTVSIFGRATPVELEYGQVEKIA, via the coding sequence ATGTCCGAAGCTGCCGTTTCCCCGCCCAAGGGCAATCCCCGCCACAAGTGGTACATCGTCCACGCCTACTCGAACTTCGAGAAGAAGGTGGCCGAGAGCATCCGCGAACAGGCGCGCACCCAGGGCCTCGAGGAGAACTTCTCCGAGATCCTCGTGCCGACCGAGGACGTGGTGGAGATCCGCCGCGGCCGGAAGGTCAACTCCGAGCGCAAGTTCTTCCCCGGCTACGTGCTGGTGAAGATGGAGATGACCGACGAGGCCTACCACCTCATCAAGAACACCCCGAAGGTCACGGGCTTCCTGGGCTCGGGCTCCAAGCCGATCCCGGTCTCCGAGAAGGAGGTCGAGCGGATCGTCGGGGCGATCGAGGAAGGCGTCGAGCGCCCGAAGCCGACCATCACCTTCGAGATCGGCGAGCAGGTCCGCGTCACGGACGGCCCCTTCGCCAGCTTCAACGGCTCGGTGGAGCAGGTCGACGAGGAGCGCGCCCGCCTGCGGGTCACCGTCTCCATCTTCGGCCGCGCCACCCCGGTCGAGCTCGAATACGGCCAGGTCGAAAAGATCGCGTAA
- a CDS encoding GxxExxY protein: protein MNHQDHQDHQAVGASVDRVAKQVIDAGLKVHRALGPGLLESAYEHCLAHELGLRGLPVRRQVPMPVTYDGMELDAGYRLDLVVINFNARLFRDGVRRFAL from the coding sequence TTGAACCACCAAGACCACCAAGATCACCAAGCGGTCGGCGCGAGCGTCGACCGCGTCGCCAAACAGGTCATCGACGCTGGCCTGAAGGTGCATCGGGCGTTGGGTCCGGGCCTGCTCGAATCCGCCTATGAGCACTGCCTTGCGCATGAGCTTGGACTGCGCGGTCTTCCGGTCCGCAGGCAAGTTCCCATGCCGGTGACCTACGACGGGATGGAGCTCGACGCCGGCTATCGGTTGGACTTGGTCGTCATCAATTTCAATGCCCGGCTTTTCAGGGACGGCGTTCGCCGGTTCGCGCTGTAG
- the rplK gene encoding 50S ribosomal protein L11, whose product MAKKILGYIKLQVPAGAATPSPPIGPALGQRGVNIMGFCKEFNARTEKEQKGTPLPTVITVYQDKSFTFVTKTPPATYYIKQAVGLQSGSGKTGRETVGKITRAQLREIAEKKMKDLNANDVEAAARIIEGSARSMGLQIVEA is encoded by the coding sequence ATGGCCAAGAAGATTCTGGGCTACATCAAGCTGCAGGTGCCCGCGGGCGCCGCGACGCCTTCGCCGCCCATCGGGCCGGCGCTGGGTCAGCGCGGCGTCAACATCATGGGCTTCTGCAAGGAGTTCAACGCCCGCACCGAGAAGGAGCAGAAGGGCACGCCCCTGCCGACCGTGATCACGGTCTACCAGGACAAGTCCTTCACCTTCGTCACCAAGACCCCGCCCGCGACCTACTACATCAAGCAGGCCGTCGGCCTTCAGTCGGGCTCGGGCAAGACCGGCCGCGAGACGGTCGGCAAGATCACCCGCGCCCAGCTGCGCGAGATCGCCGAGAAGAAGATGAAGGACCTCAACGCCAACGACGTCGAGGCCGCCGCGCGCATCATCGAGGGCTCCGCCCGCTCGATGGGCCTTCAGATCGTGGAGGCCTGA
- the rplA gene encoding 50S ribosomal protein L1, with translation MAKQPKRMQKWTGDVAATHALDEAVKLVKANANAKFDETVEIAVNLGVDPRHADQQVRGVVALPSGTGRDVRVAVIAKDAKAEEAKAAGAEVVGAEDLVERIQGGFMDFDRVIATPDMMALVGRLGKVLGPRGLMPNPRVGTVTPNVGQAVKDAKGGSIEFRVEKAGIVHAGIGKASFTEEQLTANVKAMVDALNKAKPSGAKGTYVKKVSLSSTMGPGFKIDVASLGV, from the coding sequence ATGGCTAAGCAACCCAAGCGCATGCAGAAGTGGACCGGCGACGTCGCCGCCACCCACGCCCTCGACGAAGCCGTCAAGCTGGTGAAGGCCAACGCCAACGCCAAGTTCGACGAGACCGTCGAGATCGCCGTGAACCTGGGCGTCGACCCGCGTCACGCCGACCAGCAGGTCCGCGGCGTGGTGGCCCTGCCGTCCGGCACCGGCCGCGACGTCCGCGTCGCCGTCATCGCCAAGGACGCCAAGGCCGAGGAAGCCAAGGCGGCCGGCGCCGAAGTCGTCGGCGCCGAGGACCTGGTGGAGCGCATCCAGGGCGGCTTCATGGACTTCGACCGCGTGATCGCCACGCCGGACATGATGGCCCTGGTGGGCCGCCTGGGTAAGGTGCTGGGCCCGCGCGGCCTGATGCCGAACCCGCGTGTCGGCACCGTCACGCCGAACGTCGGCCAGGCCGTGAAGGACGCCAAGGGCGGCTCGATCGAGTTCCGCGTCGAGAAGGCGGGCATCGTGCACGCCGGCATCGGCAAGGCCTCGTTCACCGAGGAGCAGCTCACCGCCAACGTGAAGGCGATGGTGGACGCCCTCAACAAGGCCAAGCCGTCGGGCGCCAAGGGCACCTACGTGAAGAAGGTCAGCCTGTCGTCGACGATGGGCCCGGGCTTCAAGATCGACGTGGCCTCGCTGGGCGTCTGA
- the rplJ gene encoding 50S ribosomal protein L10 — MDRAQKQEAIEALKGVFADSGAVVVTHYLGLTVAEMTDLRGKLREQGAQLKVVKNTLAQKALDGSVGEAGDALFKGPVAIAFAPDPVSAAKVATQYAKDNDKFTVVGGLMGQQVLDQKGVSALATLPSLDQLRGKIIGLLQAPATKVAGVLQAPAGQLARVMGAYAAKDAA; from the coding sequence ATGGACCGCGCTCAAAAGCAGGAAGCCATCGAAGCGCTCAAGGGCGTCTTCGCGGATTCCGGCGCCGTGGTCGTGACCCACTACCTGGGTCTGACCGTTGCGGAAATGACCGATCTGCGGGGCAAGCTGCGTGAGCAGGGCGCCCAGCTGAAGGTGGTGAAGAACACCCTGGCCCAGAAGGCTCTGGACGGTTCCGTCGGCGAAGCGGGCGACGCCCTCTTCAAGGGCCCCGTCGCGATCGCCTTCGCGCCGGACCCCGTCTCCGCCGCCAAGGTCGCGACCCAGTACGCCAAGGACAACGACAAGTTCACCGTCGTTGGCGGCCTGATGGGCCAGCAGGTCCTGGACCAGAAGGGCGTGAGCGCGCTCGCGACCCTGCCGTCGCTGGACCAGCTTCGCGGCAAGATCATCGGCCTCCTCCAGGCGCCCGCGACCAAGGTCGCCGGCGTGCTGCAGGCTCCGGCCGGTCAACTGGCTCGCGTCATGGGCGCCTACGCCGCCAAAGACGCCGCCTAG
- the rplL gene encoding 50S ribosomal protein L7/L12, producing MANLEKLVEDLSALTVLEAAELSKMLEEKWGVSAAAPVAVAAAPAAGGGEAAPAGEEQTEFTVVLTAGGDKKINVIKEVRGVRPDLGLKEAKDLVEGAPQNVKENVSKQEAEEIKKKLEEAGASVQIK from the coding sequence ATGGCTAACCTCGAAAAGCTGGTCGAAGACCTGTCCGCCCTGACCGTCCTGGAAGCCGCCGAGCTCTCCAAGATGCTGGAAGAGAAGTGGGGCGTTTCCGCCGCCGCTCCGGTGGCCGTGGCCGCCGCTCCGGCCGCTGGTGGCGGCGAAGCCGCTCCGGCCGGCGAAGAGCAGACCGAATTCACCGTCGTGCTGACCGCCGGCGGCGACAAGAAGATCAACGTCATCAAGGAAGTCCGCGGCGTCCGTCCGGACCTCGGCCTGAAGGAAGCCAAGGACCTCGTCGAAGGCGCTCCGCAGAACGTGAAGGAAAACGTTTCCAAGCAGGAAGCGGAAGAGATCAAGAAGAAGCTGGAAGAAGCCGGCGCCTCCGTCCAGATCAAGTAG